A genomic stretch from Panthera leo isolate Ple1 chromosome Y unlocalized genomic scaffold, P.leo_Ple1_pat1.1 chrY_random_Un_scaffold_81, whole genome shotgun sequence includes:
- the LOC122212859 gene encoding testis-specific Y-encoded protein 1-like: MEGGSQETRARGHTVFLDATEAPHDDGVGARMPRSAQEYPVRRETEVSGRREDLKLLVDNIISVAELLGLVEEGVEAAATEIHVLADEKDDQRKHEEDEGQAGEQDNYVEEGQEEEEEEEDEEEQDHKRTGGLTKGAEREGGGSGAERLGGGWGRVKGSCGAGSGGAGATGFTRRAAGGRGKAGKGGEGRDGAGARRAGAEEQEKEEPKWKEQGGWCLGNAQELHVKQEEETQMSASLHPFLSLLEALQTEVQPLNTHASREDSQLKPSIWQRRQRHLQQRSALIQGIRGFWAKAFVNHPQMSALISKPDESMLRHMTNLKVEEHKFPRECRKILLFFGKNSYFQNEVVTKEYVLGLDGYRASHSSPIQWYPRYRQEAYRRRHDNSSLNFFNWFSDHSFAGSSRIAEIIIEDLWPNPLPYFKMKEAPGERTERERGICTILRRV, from the exons ATGGAAGGCGGTAGTCAAGAGACCCGGGCTCGAGGGCATACAGTATTCCTGGACGCGACTGAGGCGCCACACGACGATGGTGTCGGGGCCAGAATGCCCCGAAGTGCACAAGAATATCCGGTCCGACGTGAGACAGAGGTGTCCGGCCGAAGGGAGGATTTGAAGCTGCTGGTGGACAACATAATATCGGTGGCGGAGCTGTTGGGCCTGGTGGAGGAGGGAGTTGAGGCGGCGGCCACAGAAATACACGTTCTTGCAGATGAGAAGGATGACCAGAGGAAGCATGAGGAAGACGAGGGACAGGCGGGGGAGCAGGATAATTATgtagaggagggacaggaggaggaagaggag gaggaggacgaggaggagcaGGATCATAAGAGaa caggaggccttacaaaaggagcagaaagagaagggggaggatcAGGAGCAGAGAGAttaggaggaggatggggaagagTTAAGGGAAGTTGCGGAGCAGGAAGCGGGGGAGCAGGGGCAACAGGATTTACAAGAAGAGCTGCAGGAGGAAGAGGCAAagctgggaaaggaggagaaggaagagatggagCTGGGGCACGAAGAGCAGGAGctgaggagcaggagaaggaggaacCAAAGTGGAAGGAGCAAGGTGGCTGGTGCCTGGGGAACGCACAGGAGCTGCACgtgaagcaggaggaagagacgCAGATGAGTGCAAGCCTACATCCTTTCCTGTCCTTGCTCGAGGCTCTTCAGACGGAGGTGCAGCCCTTGAATACACATGCCAGCCGGGAGGACTCTCAACTCAAACCCAGCATATGGCAGAGGCGGCAGCGTCATCTGCAGCAGAGAAGTGCCCTTATCCAGGGCATCCGTGGTTTCTGGGCCAAGGCT TTTGTGAACCACCCTCAGATGTCAGCCCTGATTAGTAAGCCCGATGAAAGCATGCTTCGCCACATGACCAATTTGAAG GTGGAGGAACACAAGTTTCCCAGGGAATGCCGGAAGATCCTGCTGTTTTTTGGCAAGAACTCCTACTTCCAGAATGAAGTCGTTACGAAGGAGTATGTCCTAGGCCTTGATg GGTATAGGGCGTCTCATTCCAGTCCCATCCAGTGGTACCCAAGGTACAGACAGGAGGCCTACAGACGCAGGCATGACAACAGCAGCCTCAACTTCTTCAACTGGTTCTCTGACCACAGCTTTGCCGGCTCTAGCAGGATTGCTGAG
- the LOC122212857 gene encoding uncharacterized protein LOC122212857 has protein sequence MAYGQLELKHLFLKLMGLFFSYLAWAFGISLANSRSWHVWEFNSNIVSIVYIGLWEYFYFQKFNISGAIVELPMYDRINGSWVISDEIWYGQGLILLANSLNCVALIFGSVALVVHWIHVPYPDFLRLCYNISAFFLICSCSCTAITVSWNFAVDFYGQTTLDFPLSFPIGKEMLIRKRFSYVFPLGITTATLSLISAAMFFCGTFSTKQRSKVKPMTVRKYPPIKGVNEGPTVCNGCQ, from the exons ATGGCATATGG TCAACTGGAATTGAAGCACCTGTTCCTCAAACTGATGGGCCTGTTTTTCAGTTATCTGGCCTGGGCTTTTGGCATCAGTCTAGCCAATAGCAGATCCTGGCACGTGTGGGAGTTTAACAGCAACATTGTTTCCATTGTGTACATTGGACTTTGGGAATATTTCTACTTTCAAAAATTTAACATCTCTGGTGCAATTGTTGAGTTGCCTATGTATGACAGGATCAATGGAAGCTGGGTGATTTCAGATGAAATCTGGTATGGGCAGGGCCTGATATTGTTGGCAAATTCTTTGAATTGCGTAGCCCTGATTTTTGGTTCAGTGGCACTTGTGGTCCACTGGATCCATGTCCCATACCCAGATTTCCTTCGATTGTGTTACAacatctctgccttctttctcatCTGTAGTTGTAGTTGTACTGCAATTACAGTGAGCTGGAATTTTGCTGTGGATTTTTATGGCCAAACCACCCTTGATTTCCCACTTAGTTTTCCCATTGGAAAAGAAATGCTGATAAGGAAACGCTTCTCCTATGTATTCCCACTAGGAATCACAACTGCCACCCTCTCACTAATAAGTGCTGCCATGTTCTTCTGTGGAACATTTTCCACGAAACAGAGGAGTAAAGTGAAACCCATGACTGTACGCAAATATCCCCCAATAAAAGGTGTGAATGAAGGTCCTACTGTTTGCAATGGCTGCCAATAA